One window of the Bombus affinis isolate iyBomAffi1 chromosome 10, iyBomAffi1.2, whole genome shotgun sequence genome contains the following:
- the LOC126920839 gene encoding DNA topoisomerase 3-beta-1 isoform X2, giving the protein MNRRLNPNDIWRARFSAITEKDIKAALANLVRPNENEAKSVDARQEIDLRIGCAFTRFQTKFFQGKYGDLDVSLISYGPCQTPTLGFCVQRHDEIQTFKPDPYWVLQVTVKSSDGQDIILSWSRVRSFDKEIANMFLSHVKEYDQATVISVESTEKTKSRPIALNTVELMRIASSGLGMGPHHAMQIAERLYTQGYISYPRTETTLYPENFDLLAALKQQQNNPDWGDQVRKILATGINRPKKGLNVGDHPPITPMKHATRNDLDGDTWRLYDYITRHFIATLAHDCKYLSTTVKFEIGMEMFTANGHSSIDPGYTNILTWQALGSNDTLPRFTPGEKVNIQEMKLVECYTQPPDYLTESELISLMEKHGIGTDASIPVHINNICMRNYVNVTTGRKLVPTSLGIVLVHGYQKIDPELVLPTMRSAVEEQLNLIALGRADFHAVLQHTVEIFKQKFHYFVKSIEAMDQLFEVSFSPLSASGKAHSRCGKCRRYMKYIQTKPSRMHCAHCNETYNLPQNGNIRIYKELKCPLDDFELLSWSTGARGKSYTFCPYCYNNPPFRDMKKGMSGCNSCTHPTCPHGMNSNGLSSCLECNAGILVLDPSAAPKWKLVCNRCDVIIHLFENAHKVTVDTEVCDCGAQLVTVEYKQEKSKLPNEATEMTGCVFCTPAFMALVEKHRAVASKPVTTRGRGHAKGRSRGKPRPPKDKMAQLAAYFV; this is encoded by the exons ATGAATAGGAGACTAAATCCAAAT GATATTTGGAGAGCAAGATTTTCTGCTATTACAGAAAAGGACATAAAAGCTGCATTGGCAAACCTGGTAAGGCCAAATGAAAATGAAGCAAAGAGTGTTGATGCTCGACAAGAGATAGATCTACGAATTGGTTGTGCTTTTACGAGGTTCCAGACAAAATTTTTTCAG GGTAAATATGGAGATTTAGATGTGTCTCTTATTTCCTATGGTCCTTGTCAAACACCAACATTAGGATTTTGTGTGCAAAGGCATGATGAAATTCAAACATTCAAGCCAGATCCTTACTGGGTTCTACAG GTTACAGTTAAATCATCCGATGGCCAAGACATTATTTTGAGTTGGAGCCGCGTGCGATCTTTTGACAAGGAGATAGCAAATATGTTTCTGAGTCACGTGAAAGAGTATGACCAAGCAAC GGTTATAAGCGTAGAAAGTACAGAAAAGACGAAATCGCGACCTATAGCTTTAAATACAGTAGAGTTAATGAGAATAGCAAGTTCGGGTTTAGGAATGGGTCCCCATCACGCTATGCAGATTGCAGAACGTCTTTATACTCAAGGATACATAAGTTATCCTCGAACTGAGACAACATTATACCCAGAAAATTTCGATTTGCT TGCAGCATTGAAGCAACAGCAGAACAATCCTGATTGGGGCGATCAAGTTCGTAAAATATTAGCAACAGGCATTAATAGACCGAAGAAAGGGCTCAATGTTGGAGACCATCCTCCCATTACTCCAATGAAACATGCTACTCGAAACGATCTCGATGGTGATACATGGAGATTATATGATTATATAACTCGACATTTTATAGCCACG CTGGCTCACGATTGTAAATATTTGAGTACCACAGTTAAATTCGAAATAGGAATGGAAATGTTTACGGCGAATGGTCATAGTTCAATAGATCCTGGATATACTAACATACTTACATGGCAAGCACTTGGAAGCAACGATACTTTACCCAGATTTACACCTGGTGAAAAAGTTAATATACAAGAG ATGAAGTTAGTCGAATGTTATACACAACCACCAGATTATTTGACAGAATCTGAATTAATATCACTTATGGAAAAACACGGTATTGGAACTGATGCCTCTATTCCAGTACACATAAACAATATATGTATGCGAAATTATGTTAATGTAACAACTGGTAGAAAATTAGTTCCGACATCTTTAGGAATTGTGTTAGTTCACGGATATCAAAAA ATAGATCCTGAGCTAGTTCTACCTACTATGAGATCCGCAGTAGAGGAGCAGTTAAATCTAATAGCTTTAGGTAGAGCAGACTTTCACGCTGTGTTACAACATACCGTTGAAATTTTCAaacaaaaatttcattattttgtaAAAAGTATCGAAGCGATGGATCAGTTGTTTGAAGTTTCATTTTCTCCTCTTTCTGCGTCAGGAAAAGCTCATTCCAG ATGTGGAAAGTGTCGACGTTACATGAAATATATACAAACAAAACCGTCGAGAATGCACTGCGCACATTGTAACGAAACGTACAATCTCCCACAAAACGGGAATATTCGAATTTATAAAGAATTAAAGTGCCCATTAGACGACTTCGAATTGCTCTCATGGTCCACTGGTGCACGGGGAAAAAGTTATACATTTTGTCCATATTGTTACAATAATCCTCCATTTAG AGATATGAAAAAGGGAATGAGTGGTTGCAATTCTTGCACACACCCGACCTGTCCACATGGCATGAATTCTAATGGTTTATCGAGTTGTTTAGAGTGTAATGCTGGCATACTCGTCCTCGATCCTTCGGCTGCACCAAAATGGAAACTTGTGTGCAATCGTTGTGacgttattattcatttattcgaAAATGCCCACAAAGTGACGGTTGATACGGAGGTGTGCGACTGTGGGGCTCAATTAGTTACCGTAGAGTATAAGCAG gaaaaaaGCAAGCTTCCCAATGAAGCTACGGAGATGACTGGTTGCGTTTTTTGCACACCAGCTTTCATGGCTCTTGTGGAAAAGCATCGTGCAGTCGCCTCAAAACCTGTTACAACTCGTGGCCGTGGTCACGCTAAAGGTCGTAGTCGGGGTAAACCCCGTCCACCGAAAGATAAGATGGCACAATTGGCTGCGTATTTTGTATAA
- the LOC126920839 gene encoding DNA topoisomerase 3-beta-1 isoform X1: protein MKTALMVAEKPSLAASLANILSNGRCTSRKGLNGSCSIHEWIGQFRSENINFKMTSVFGHVMTLDFIGKYNNWDKVDPAELFSCPTEKKEAVPRLKIPFLLAKEGAHCDYLILWLDCDKEGENICFEVIHAVQQGMNRRLNPNDIWRARFSAITEKDIKAALANLVRPNENEAKSVDARQEIDLRIGCAFTRFQTKFFQGKYGDLDVSLISYGPCQTPTLGFCVQRHDEIQTFKPDPYWVLQVTVKSSDGQDIILSWSRVRSFDKEIANMFLSHVKEYDQATVISVESTEKTKSRPIALNTVELMRIASSGLGMGPHHAMQIAERLYTQGYISYPRTETTLYPENFDLLAALKQQQNNPDWGDQVRKILATGINRPKKGLNVGDHPPITPMKHATRNDLDGDTWRLYDYITRHFIATLAHDCKYLSTTVKFEIGMEMFTANGHSSIDPGYTNILTWQALGSNDTLPRFTPGEKVNIQEMKLVECYTQPPDYLTESELISLMEKHGIGTDASIPVHINNICMRNYVNVTTGRKLVPTSLGIVLVHGYQKIDPELVLPTMRSAVEEQLNLIALGRADFHAVLQHTVEIFKQKFHYFVKSIEAMDQLFEVSFSPLSASGKAHSRCGKCRRYMKYIQTKPSRMHCAHCNETYNLPQNGNIRIYKELKCPLDDFELLSWSTGARGKSYTFCPYCYNNPPFRDMKKGMSGCNSCTHPTCPHGMNSNGLSSCLECNAGILVLDPSAAPKWKLVCNRCDVIIHLFENAHKVTVDTEVCDCGAQLVTVEYKQEKSKLPNEATEMTGCVFCTPAFMALVEKHRAVASKPVTTRGRGHAKGRSRGKPRPPKDKMAQLAAYFV from the exons ATGAAGACGGCTTTAATGGTAGCTGAAAAACCATCTTTGGCAGCTTCGTTAGCCAATATTTTAAGTAATGGTCGGTGTACATCTCGAAAAG GTTTAAATGGATCTTGTTCAATACACGAATGGATAGGTCAATTCAGgtctgaaaatataaattttaaaatgaCCTCTGTCTTTGGTCATGTTATGACATTAGATTTTATTGGCAAATATAATAACTGGGACAAGGTTGATCCT GCAGAGTTATTTTCATGCCCAACTGAAAAGAAGGAAGCAGTTCCTAGATTGAAAATTCCTTTTCTCTTGGCTAAGGAAGGAGCTCATTgtgattatttaatattatggcTAGATTGTGACAAAGAAGGTGAAAATATCTGTTTTGAAGTTATACATGCAGTTCAGCAAGGAATGAATAGGAGACTAAATCCAAAT GATATTTGGAGAGCAAGATTTTCTGCTATTACAGAAAAGGACATAAAAGCTGCATTGGCAAACCTGGTAAGGCCAAATGAAAATGAAGCAAAGAGTGTTGATGCTCGACAAGAGATAGATCTACGAATTGGTTGTGCTTTTACGAGGTTCCAGACAAAATTTTTTCAG GGTAAATATGGAGATTTAGATGTGTCTCTTATTTCCTATGGTCCTTGTCAAACACCAACATTAGGATTTTGTGTGCAAAGGCATGATGAAATTCAAACATTCAAGCCAGATCCTTACTGGGTTCTACAG GTTACAGTTAAATCATCCGATGGCCAAGACATTATTTTGAGTTGGAGCCGCGTGCGATCTTTTGACAAGGAGATAGCAAATATGTTTCTGAGTCACGTGAAAGAGTATGACCAAGCAAC GGTTATAAGCGTAGAAAGTACAGAAAAGACGAAATCGCGACCTATAGCTTTAAATACAGTAGAGTTAATGAGAATAGCAAGTTCGGGTTTAGGAATGGGTCCCCATCACGCTATGCAGATTGCAGAACGTCTTTATACTCAAGGATACATAAGTTATCCTCGAACTGAGACAACATTATACCCAGAAAATTTCGATTTGCT TGCAGCATTGAAGCAACAGCAGAACAATCCTGATTGGGGCGATCAAGTTCGTAAAATATTAGCAACAGGCATTAATAGACCGAAGAAAGGGCTCAATGTTGGAGACCATCCTCCCATTACTCCAATGAAACATGCTACTCGAAACGATCTCGATGGTGATACATGGAGATTATATGATTATATAACTCGACATTTTATAGCCACG CTGGCTCACGATTGTAAATATTTGAGTACCACAGTTAAATTCGAAATAGGAATGGAAATGTTTACGGCGAATGGTCATAGTTCAATAGATCCTGGATATACTAACATACTTACATGGCAAGCACTTGGAAGCAACGATACTTTACCCAGATTTACACCTGGTGAAAAAGTTAATATACAAGAG ATGAAGTTAGTCGAATGTTATACACAACCACCAGATTATTTGACAGAATCTGAATTAATATCACTTATGGAAAAACACGGTATTGGAACTGATGCCTCTATTCCAGTACACATAAACAATATATGTATGCGAAATTATGTTAATGTAACAACTGGTAGAAAATTAGTTCCGACATCTTTAGGAATTGTGTTAGTTCACGGATATCAAAAA ATAGATCCTGAGCTAGTTCTACCTACTATGAGATCCGCAGTAGAGGAGCAGTTAAATCTAATAGCTTTAGGTAGAGCAGACTTTCACGCTGTGTTACAACATACCGTTGAAATTTTCAaacaaaaatttcattattttgtaAAAAGTATCGAAGCGATGGATCAGTTGTTTGAAGTTTCATTTTCTCCTCTTTCTGCGTCAGGAAAAGCTCATTCCAG ATGTGGAAAGTGTCGACGTTACATGAAATATATACAAACAAAACCGTCGAGAATGCACTGCGCACATTGTAACGAAACGTACAATCTCCCACAAAACGGGAATATTCGAATTTATAAAGAATTAAAGTGCCCATTAGACGACTTCGAATTGCTCTCATGGTCCACTGGTGCACGGGGAAAAAGTTATACATTTTGTCCATATTGTTACAATAATCCTCCATTTAG AGATATGAAAAAGGGAATGAGTGGTTGCAATTCTTGCACACACCCGACCTGTCCACATGGCATGAATTCTAATGGTTTATCGAGTTGTTTAGAGTGTAATGCTGGCATACTCGTCCTCGATCCTTCGGCTGCACCAAAATGGAAACTTGTGTGCAATCGTTGTGacgttattattcatttattcgaAAATGCCCACAAAGTGACGGTTGATACGGAGGTGTGCGACTGTGGGGCTCAATTAGTTACCGTAGAGTATAAGCAG gaaaaaaGCAAGCTTCCCAATGAAGCTACGGAGATGACTGGTTGCGTTTTTTGCACACCAGCTTTCATGGCTCTTGTGGAAAAGCATCGTGCAGTCGCCTCAAAACCTGTTACAACTCGTGGCCGTGGTCACGCTAAAGGTCGTAGTCGGGGTAAACCCCGTCCACCGAAAGATAAGATGGCACAATTGGCTGCGTATTTTGTATAA
- the LOC126920872 gene encoding charged multivesicular body protein 2a, whose protein sequence is MEWLFGKRITPEEMLRKNQRALNKAMRDLDRERMRMEQQEKKIIVDIKKLAKDGQMDAVKIMAKDLVRTRRYVKKFMLMKANIQAVSLKIQTLRSQNTMAQAMKGVTRAMQNMNKQLNLPQIQKILQEFEKQSEIMDMKEEIMNDAIDDAMEDEGDEEESDAIVSQVLDELGLQLTDQLSGLPQASGSLNVANSKQPVATATGNDEGGNLTDADADLQARLENLRRE, encoded by the exons ATGGAGTGGTTATTTGGGAAACGTATTACTCCTGAGGAGATGCTCAGGAAAAATCAGAGAGCTTTAAACAAAGCTATGCGGGATCTTGACAGAGAGAGAATGAGGATGGAAcaacaagaaaaaaagattaTTGTGGATATAAAGAAACTTGCTAAAGATGGGCAAATG GATGCAGTGAAGATTATGGCTAAAGATCTTGTAAGAACTAGACGTTATGTGAAAAAATTTATGTTGATGAAAGCAAATATCCAAGCAGTTTCTTTAAAGATTCAAACATTGCGTTCACAAAACACAATGGCACAAGCAATGAAGGGAGTCACAAGAGCTATGCAAAATATGAACAA ACAATTAAATCTTCCtcaaatacaaaaaatattacaaGAGTTTGAAAAGCAGTCAGAAATAATGGATATGAAAGAGGAAATTATGAATGATGCTATTGATGACGCAATGGAAGATGAGGGTGATGAAGAGGAAAG TGATGCCATTGTGTCGCAAGTTTTGGACGAATTGGGTCTCCAATTGACAGATCAATTGTCAGGTTTACCTCAAGCATCCGGTTCATTAAATGTAGCAAATTCCAAGCAACCAGTTGCGACTGCGACAGGGAATGACGAAGGTGGAAATTTGACAGATGCGGATGCAGATCTGCAAGCTAGGCTTGAAAATTTAAGACGTGAATAA
- the LOC126920826 gene encoding uncharacterized protein LOC126920826 isoform X3, giving the protein MHIVKFESQDVLVPWPKAYCMNSVTNRSKRSSAPHATELCYNQNAQKFPSSKRNSQRKCKSKSYWIDPIFSPSPSTSSLSSPNETCYSFFRRALQKLAGSRRGSGNRPWFLDSWQSGSGKNRKDYEQEEPPDVDELPIELRRVEDVNVTLNKQSDSLSIKSKSLGDILEIQRLDLVRSRSSIPGLCSMLTSELNLDGESRTSSSMSGSKPRLVKQKTHFVDDTGLEHPDNTAIQELSKDIPDFQITPGHNSKRGSILKQSSMNEELMSIDRLEEKERVRRNIMKQASLNEDIICKGKTFESLKDSLYSVNATKRFQLLKSGLTNKIKQSTTNIEVSGISIKNGFVKILQGWKSTENETNTTNTSTDETSKMMYNDSKVQSVTVPKRETEVIERRLSREDGSDSSKDSSLQSDTSVDSEDSFASVIYVPKQDAQPAIEAIIPASSGHQLGSISAPPSPRVKHPPDTSNSRLKVITISPLLKQFSATSKSLPPPSPPGLSPCTLNPVFSRPFFGSTTVANQQQVSGDNTVNTKRAEVLNNGCHQTINGDLQGNKRNIESEICGRTNFCEEKKPSLQTIRAYRSMTESVEIEEPKTDKDTAPLLPTVDDSPDVSLHEKSTFEVNKEEENRKARLNQIKELLKQKPGFATRTKPSFPLVRRASTTASGRLEAVTKVLPRLLSLELFNPETDDLDSDSSGVSSPDSVGSVISVISDEKYMAKKDNTKSECTESEVLDSSAENVSDPSEATADESSGYVADSKEDETKTTGDSSSSQSSRLLEAAVNVANSLEDTVETVITKTHTKSYSTQIAQQESVESSANSETRVRTKSDIQLPKVEDTWNEECRKHLIDFTEKLSENLMHELDENKNDQKNLDKPFLSRKDLDKRNFEHLPPYDIPSSISTKSKYNDLSNTIAWLSNTNNGFHEEMHRSTSDDIMDFVMVSNTGEFMNEKETSSLDKQSSEKPYLRSANSIESSDIGESIDNTISFSDGSHAESTGRLCSSMMSLLSNTNEYPKSYAEKRRLQLQRRSASEETPPRYPDNSKRSTDCLVTTTGSNDSLTGSSSQESLPSDRGGGAITYHQYYHVFREGELDQLINKYVENLHIISSYYDHASWCIVAEKVQVWTI; this is encoded by the exons GAACAGCCAACGAAAATGCAAAAGCAAGAGCTATTGGATCGACCCGATATTCAGCCCATCACCGTCGACCAGCAGCCTATCCAGCCCGAACGAGACCTGCTACAGTTTTTTCCGTCGCGCTTTGCAG AAATTAGCAGGAAGTAGACGTGGATCTGGCAATCGACCTTGGTTTCTTGACAGTTGGCAGAGCGGCAGTGGGAAGAATCGCAAAGACTACGAGCAAGAAGAACCACCGGACGTGGACGAATTGCCCATCGAGTTACGCCGCGTAGAGGATGTTAATGTGACATTGAACAAACAGTCAGACTCTCTGAGTATTAAATCTAAGAGTCTGGGTGATATTTTGGAGATTCAGCGACTGGACCTTGTACGATCTAGATCCAGTATTCCTGGTTTGTGCTCCATGTTGACGTCCGAATTGAATCTGGACGGGGAATCGAGGACGTCATCGTCGATGAGTGGCTCGAAGCCACGACTGGTCAAACAGAAGACTCACTTCGTGGACGACACCGGTTTGGAACATCCTGATAACACTGCCATTCAAGAACTATCTAAGGACATTCCAGACTTTCAG ATAACACCTGGTCATAATTCGAAGCGGGGAAGCATCCTGAAACAGAGCTCGATGAACGAGGAACTAATGTCTATCGATAGgctagaagagaaagaaagggtaCGAAGAAACATAATGAAACAGGCGTCCCTGAACGAGGACATTATCTGCAAAGGGAAAACCTTCGAATCCCTTAAAGACTCCCTCTATTCCGTAAACGCGACAAAGAGATTTCAACTATTGAAAAGTGGCCTTACGAACAAGATTAAACAATCCACGACTAACATCGAGGTATCCGGTATATCGATCAAGAACGGATTCGTGAAGATCTTACAAGGATGGAAATCCACGGAAAATGAAACGAATACAACTAATACGTCGACCGACGAAACGTCTAAGATGATGTACAATGACTCGAAGGTTCAGTCTGTAACTGTGCCgaaaagagagacagaggtgATCGAAAGGCGTTTGTCTCGCGAGGACGGTTCGGATTCGTCGAAAGACAGTAGTTTGCAAAGCGACACGAGCGTCGATTCCGAGGACAGTTTCGCGTCCGTGATATACGTGCCAAAGCAGGACGCACAGCCAGCGATAGAGGCTATTATTCCAGCCTCCAGTGGTCATCAGCTGGGAAGCATCTCAGCGCCCCCTTCACCGCGCGTCAAACATCCTCCTGATACATCTAACTCAAGATTGAAGGTCATTACCATATCCCCATTGCTCAAACAGTTCTCAGCTACTAGCAAGTCTCTACCTCCACCTAGTCCACCTGGCCTATCCCCTTGTACTTTAAACCCCGTATTTAGCAGGCCATTCTTTGGTTCAACCACAGTCGCCAACCAGCAACAGGTATCTGGAGACAATACAGTTAACACAAAGAGGGCGGAGGTTTTGAACAATGGCTGTCATCAAACAATCAATGGAGACTTGCAGGGTAATAAAAGGAATATCGAAAGTGAGATTTGCGGGAGGACTAATTTCTGCGAAGAGAAGAAGCCTAGCTTGCAGACTATACGTGCTTATAGATCTATGACTGAGAGTGTGGAGATTGAGGAACCGAAAACTGACAAGGACACTGCTCCACTTTTACCTACTGTGGATGATAGTCCTGACGTGTCGTTGCACGAGAAAAGTACCTTTGAAGTCAATAAGGAGGAAGAGAATCGTAAGGCCAGACTAAATCAGATCAAGGAGTTGCTGAAACAGAAGCCTGGTTTTGCAACTCGAACCAAACCGTCGTTTCCTCTGGTTAGAAGAGCTTCGACGACAGCTAGTGGTCGTTTGGAGGCTGTTACCAAAGTTCTACCACGGTTGCTTTCGTTGGAATTATTCAATCCCGAGACTGATGATCTGGATAGCGATTCCAGTGGAGTATCGTCGCCGGATTCGGTAGGTTCTGTGATTAGCGTAATCTCTGATGAGAAATACATGGCTAAGAAGGATAATACTAAGTCAGAGTGTACCGAATCCGAAGTGCTAGATAGCTCGGCTGAAAACGTGTCTGATCCCAGTGAGGCGACAGCTGACGAATCATCAGGGTACGTGGCTGATTCCAAGGAGGATGAAACAAAGACAACAGGAGACAGTAGTTCGTCTCAGTCTTCTAGACTTCTAGAAGCTGCAGTTAACGTCGCCAATTCTCTGGAGGATACTGTGGAGACGGTCATCACAAAAACGCACACTAAATCGTACTCGACGCAAATAGCACAACAGGAAAGCGTTGAAAGTTCAGCTAATAGCGAAACAAGAGTCAGAACGAAGTCGGATATTCAATTGCCAAAGGTGGAGGATACGTGGAACGAAGAATGTCGCAAGCATCTGATAGACTTTACCGAAAAGCTTAGTGAAAACTTGATGCATGAGTTGGACGAAAACAAAAACGATCAGAAGAATTTAGATAAACCATTCCTATCGAGGAAAGACTTGGACAAACGCAACTTTGAACACCTACCTCCTTACGACATTCCATCGTCGATATCTACCAAGTCGAAGTACAACGATTTATCCAACACGATCGCATGGCTAAGTAACACCAATAATGGTTTCCATGAGGAAATGCATAGGAGCACTTCAGACGACATAATGGATTTCGTGATGGTCTCCAATACCGGGGAATTCATGAACGAGAAAGAAACATCCTCCTTGGACAAACAATCTTCGGAGAAACCTTATCTAAGAAGCGCAAACTCCATAGAGTCTAGCGATATTGGCGAGTCCATCGATAATACGATCAGTTTCAGCGACGGAAGCCACGCGGAATCCACTGGACGATTGTGCAGCAGCATGATGTCGCTATTATCAAACACCAACGAATACCCTAAATCATATGCTGAGAAACGAAGACTCCAATTACAAAGGAGGTCCGCCTCCGAGGAGACGCCACCTAGGTATCCAGACAATAGCAAACGCAGTACCGATTGTCTGGTAACCACGACAGGAAGTAACGATTCCCTGACCGGATCATCGTCCCAGGAATCTTTACCGTCCGATCGCGGAGGTGGCGCCATTACTTATCATCAGTACTATCACGTGTTCAGGGAGGGCGAGCTGGACCAACTGATCAACAAATACGTGGAGAACTTGCATATTATCTCGTCCTACTATGATCACGCGAGCTGGTGCATCGTCGCGGAAAAGGTGCAAGTCTGGACTATATGA